From the genome of Cystobacter fuscus DSM 2262:
ACGCGGGTCCCGTGCTGGCCGTGGATGACGTGTCCTTCTCCCTTCCTCCCGGGGGCACCCTGGGCGTGGTGGGGGAGAGTGGCTGCGGCAAGAGCCTCACCGCGCTCTCGGTGATGCGCCTGGTGCCCGAGCCCCCGGGCCGGGTGGTGGGCGGGCGCATCCTCTTCCAGGGCGAGGATCTGCTCGCGCTCCCCGAGGAGAAGATGCGCCGCAAGCGCGGGCGCCACCTCTCCATGGTCTTCCAGGAGCCGATGACGTCCCTCAACCCCGTCTACACGGCGGGCGAGCAGATCGCCGAGGGCGTGCGGCTGCACCTGGGCCTGTCACGCTCCGCCGCGAGAGAGCTCGCCGTGGAGATGTTGCGACAGGTGGGCATCCCCGCCCCCGAGCAGCGCGTGGACAGCTACCCCCACGAGTTGTCCGGTGGCATGCGCCAACGGGTGATGATCGCCATGGCGCTCGCCAGCGGCCCGGAGCTGCTCATCGCGGACGAGCCCACCACCGCGCTCGATGTCACCATCCAGGCGCAGATCCTCGAGCTGCTCAAGCGGCTGCAGACCGAGCGCCGCATGGCGGTGATGCTCATCACCCATGACCTGGGCGTGGTGGCGGGGCACTGTGACACGGTGGTGGTGATGTACGCGGGCCGCGTGGTGGAGCGCGCCCCGGTGAAGGCGCTCTTCCGGCAGCCGGCGCATCCGTACACCGCGGGCCTGCTCCGCTCCATTCCAGCGCTCCAGACGGTGGAGGGGCCACCGGGGGCGCGTCCCCGGTTGAAGACGATTCCCGGCATGGTTCCGAGCCTGCACCGGCTGCCCGGGGGCTGCCGCTTCCGCGACCGGTGCGAGCGCGCCCTGGACCTCTGCGCGCGGGTGGAACCCCCCTTGGAGTCCAAGCGCGAGGGCCAGGAGGCCGCATGTCACAACCCGGTGCCCGCGCCATGACCGAGCCCCTCCTCACCGAGCCCC
Proteins encoded in this window:
- a CDS encoding ABC transporter ATP-binding protein, whose product is MSEPLLDVRGLKTQLSLDAGPVLAVDDVSFSLPPGGTLGVVGESGCGKSLTALSVMRLVPEPPGRVVGGRILFQGEDLLALPEEKMRRKRGRHLSMVFQEPMTSLNPVYTAGEQIAEGVRLHLGLSRSAARELAVEMLRQVGIPAPEQRVDSYPHELSGGMRQRVMIAMALASGPELLIADEPTTALDVTIQAQILELLKRLQTERRMAVMLITHDLGVVAGHCDTVVVMYAGRVVERAPVKALFRQPAHPYTAGLLRSIPALQTVEGPPGARPRLKTIPGMVPSLHRLPGGCRFRDRCERALDLCARVEPPLESKREGQEAACHNPVPAP